A region of Kribbella sp. NBC_01245 DNA encodes the following proteins:
- a CDS encoding response regulator transcription factor codes for MKVARGMFALGEPGGRPVRVVIVAPNPVVRAGVATLIAREPGIQVVATVPDEGALGSLAIRPDVLLVDTVLRQGLVALTRSRSEARIPKVPIVALVTGEMPAVEDLRAYAQAEVDAIVSTADDIATGIRAVCSGRADGGWVSPSLGAAVLREGATENVQQLPHPSLRRAICGQVTASEQAVLLLVADGFTDREIATRLRRSERVVKYHVSNLLTKFQAKNRAHAVNLAVRAGLLFGECSFGQGSNGQGVLVHSTRDGA; via the coding sequence ATGAAGGTCGCCCGGGGAATGTTCGCGCTGGGAGAGCCGGGCGGTCGGCCGGTGCGGGTGGTGATCGTCGCGCCGAACCCGGTGGTCCGGGCCGGGGTGGCGACCTTGATCGCCCGCGAGCCGGGGATCCAGGTCGTCGCCACGGTGCCGGATGAGGGCGCGCTCGGCTCGCTGGCGATCCGCCCGGACGTGCTGCTGGTCGACACCGTGCTCCGGCAGGGTCTGGTGGCCTTGACCCGGAGCCGGTCCGAGGCGCGGATCCCGAAGGTGCCGATCGTGGCGCTGGTGACCGGCGAGATGCCGGCCGTCGAGGACCTGCGCGCGTACGCCCAGGCGGAGGTGGACGCGATCGTCTCGACCGCGGACGACATCGCCACCGGCATCCGGGCCGTTTGCTCCGGCCGTGCGGATGGCGGTTGGGTGAGTCCGTCCCTCGGTGCGGCCGTGCTGCGCGAGGGCGCCACCGAGAACGTCCAGCAGTTGCCGCATCCGTCGCTGCGCCGGGCGATCTGCGGCCAGGTGACGGCGAGCGAGCAGGCCGTACTGCTGCTGGTGGCGGACGGGTTCACCGATCGCGAGATCGCCACCCGGCTCCGGCGTAGTGAACGCGTGGTGAAATACCACGTCTCGAATCTGCTCACGAAATTCCAGGCCAAGAATCGCGCGCATGCTGTCAACCTGGCCGTTCGGGCAGGTCTGCTATTCGGCGAATGCTCATTCGGACAGGGGTCGAATGGACAGGGTGTGCTTGTCCATTCGACACGGGACGGCGCGTGA
- a CDS encoding bifunctional nuclease family protein, producing MTTLRDLTLIGIRMESPGHAPVMMLRETDGYRYLPISIGSVEATAIAYEEQGLRPSRPLTHDLMRDILVALETTVLAVEIVELRDSVFYAELVLANGARVSARPSDSVALAIRLGTPLRCREEVLAEAGVATPEAEQAELERFRQFLDGIAPEDFTS from the coding sequence ATGACCACGTTGCGAGACCTCACCCTGATCGGGATCCGGATGGAATCACCCGGCCACGCGCCGGTGATGATGCTCCGGGAGACCGACGGGTACCGGTACCTGCCGATCTCCATCGGCTCGGTGGAGGCCACCGCGATCGCCTACGAGGAACAAGGCCTGCGCCCGTCCCGTCCGCTCACCCACGACCTGATGCGCGACATCCTGGTCGCCCTGGAGACCACCGTGCTCGCGGTCGAGATCGTCGAACTGCGCGACTCCGTCTTCTACGCCGAGCTGGTGCTGGCCAACGGCGCCCGCGTCTCCGCCCGCCCCAGCGACTCGGTCGCACTCGCCATCCGCCTCGGCACCCCACTGCGCTGCCGCGAGGAGGTGCTGGCCGAGGCCGGCGTCGCCACCCCCGAGGCCGAGCAGGCCGAACTCGAGCGCTTCCGCCAATTCCTCGACGGCATCGCCCCCGAAGACTTCACCAGCTGA